In Actinomycetota bacterium, the sequence CGCCCTCGTACCGACGAGCGAGCTGCAGCGCTACGCGATCGACCTGCGGTCGATGACCGGCGGGCGGGGACGGTTCTCGGTGCAGCACGACCACTACGACGTCTTGCCCGCGCACCTCGTCGACCGGGCGAAGGCCAAGCTCGCCGAGGGCGAATCGTGACCGGTTCGAGCCCACTCGACCTGGCGGTCATGTTCCGCGGCCTTCCCCGACGCCAGCGCGAGGCGGCAGCCGCGGCCGAGGGCAGCGAAGGCGCCGCGGGGATCGTCGAGCGCATCGACTCACTCGTCGCTGCGGCGGCATCACTCGTCGGCAGTTCGGCAGACCCGCTCGCCGTGGCCGAGGCGATCGAAGCGATACCGGCCGACCAGTGGTCCGACGAGGTCCTCGACGCGTTGCGTGGAGAGGCGCTCCAGCTCGGGCGCGGGCTACGTGACCTCGAGCACCTCGGCGAGGAGAACCACTAGCGCGCAGGCCGGGCTAGTCGAGGCCCTCGGGGTTGTCCTGCACCATGTGCTCGACGACCCGTCCGTCCACCGCGTCGACCAGCACGAGGCCGCGCGTTCGCGGCGGATCCTCGGCCGAGTAGCAGAGCACCCGCCAGGTGGGTCGGCTGCGCAGCCCTCGCCACACCTGCTGCGCCGAGGCGTGACCGATCGGGAACGCGACCGCCTCGCCGGCGGCTTGCAGGGCCTCGGTCTCGTCTACACGCATCCGCCAGCCCGACGTGATCGACACGACGCCGATCGCCACAAGGAGGATGCCCGCACCGAGGATGCCGGCGTTCACCAGCACGGCGTCGTCGCCGGCGACCGCGAAGACCACGATGCATGCGAGTCCGACGACCGCGTACAGCACCCCCGGGATGCGTCTCCTGCTGTTGTCGGGGAAGCGGTACGGCCCGACGTGCTCTGCCGCGTTCAGGTCGGCGGGTAGCTCGTCGCGCAGCTCGTCACTCATCGTCGACGAGGCTACGGGGTCGACGCCGGGCGCGGCCACGCCGCACGGAGCCTGGCGGCCGTCACCGGCAAGGCCTCCGGCAGCGTGCGGGTGTTGGCCGTGGCGGTCATGAAGTTCGCGTCACCGGTCCAGCGAGGGACGACGTGCACGTGGAGGTGGCCGGCGACGCTGCCCCCTGCCGGCCGGCCGAGGTTGACGCCTACGTTCAGCCCGTCCGGGTGATACGCGGCCCTGATCGCCACGACCGCGTCGGTGACGCTCGCCCAGAGCTCGGCGGCCTCTTCGGGAGCGAGGTCCTCGAGGCTCGAGACCTCGCGGTACGGAAGCACCAGCAGGTGCCCGACCGAGTACGGGAAGGCGTTCAAGATGACGAACGTGTGCTGGCCCCTGTGCAAGACATGGGTCTCTTCGTCGGGCAGACCGGAGCCGAGGATGCGTGAGAACACGCTGCGCCCGTCGTCGGAGCCGACACCGCCCGCGGCCCCACCCGACTGCACGTACTCCGCTCGCCAGCCGTTCCACAGGCGCTCGAGCATCACCGGTCGGTACCGTCGACGGCCGGTGGGGCCACTTCGTCGGCCAGCAGCCGCGCGAAGTCCTCGAGCGGCACCCCACGCTGCACCTGCCCGCCACGCGGGTTGACCCCGAGGGTGCCGTGCGCCACGTCGTCGTCACCGACGACGAGCACGTAGGGGATCTTGTCGAGCTTGGCCGCGCGGATCCGCTTGCCGAGCTGGTCGTCGGCGTCGACGACGTCTACCCGATAGCCCCCGTCGCGCAGGCGCTCGGCCACCGCGCCGGCGTACTTCTCGTGCGCGGACGCCACCGGCAGCACGCGCGCCTGCAAAGGCGCGAGCCACGTCGGGAACGCGCCGGCGTAGTGCTCGACGAGCACGCCGAAGAACCGTTCGACCGAACCGAAGAGGGCCCTGTGCAACATGATCGGGCGCCGGCGGGTGTTGTCCGACGCGACGTACTCCAGCTGGAAGCGCTCCGGGGTGTTGAAGTCGCACTGGATCGTCGAGAGCTGCCATGTTCGCCCGATGGCGTCGCGCACGTGGATGTCGATCTTCGGCCCGTAGAAGGCGGCGTCACCCTCCTTCACGCTGTACGGCACCTCATGGGCCTCGAGCGCGGAGGCGAGGGCCGCCGTTGCGGCTTCCCAGATCTCGTCGCTGCCTACGTACTTCGCAGGATCCTTCGTCGACAGGTGGAAAGTGAACTCCTCGAACCCGAACGCGCGCAGCACGCTCATCACGAAGTCGAGCAGCGAGACGATCTCGTCGCGCAGCTGGTCCTCGGCACAGAAGATGTGGCTGTCGTCCTGGGTGAAGCCGCGGATGCGCATCAGCCCGTGCAGGGTGCCGGCGCGCTCATAGCGGTACACGGTGCCCAGCTCGAACAGCCGCAACGGCAGCTCGCGGTAGCTGCGCTGGCGCGCGCGGTACACGAGGCAGTGCATCGGGCAGTTCATCGGCTTGGGGTAGTACGTGCCGTTGTCCATCTCCATCGGCGGGTACATGCCATCGGCGTAGAAGTCGAGGTGGCCCGACGTCTCGAACAACTCGGCGTTCGACAGGTGCGGGGTGAAGACAGATTGGTAGCCGCCCGTCTGGTGGCGCAGGCGGCTGTAGTCCTCCATCAGCGTGCGCACGATGGCGCCCTTCGGGTGCCATACGGCGAGGCCCCCGCCGAGCTCGCTCGGGAAGCTGAGCAGGTCGAGCTCCACCGCGAGCCGGCGGTGATCGCGCTTTGCCGCCTCTTCGAGCTGGTGCAGGTGTTCGGCGAGCGCGGCCTTGGACTCCCATGCCGTGCCGTAGATGCGCTGCAGCATCGGGCCCTGCTCGCTGCCTCGCCAGTAGGCGCCGGCCACCTTCTGCAGGGCGAAGTGGCCGAGACGGCCCGTCGAGGGCACGTGGGGTCCGCGGCACAGGTCTACGAACTCGGCCGAGTTGCGGTAGACGCTGATCGTGTCGCCGCCGACGACCTCACCGGCGTCGTCGCCGTCGGCGCCGCCGGCGCGCACACGCTGGATGATCTCTCGCTTGTAGGGCTGGTCGGCGAACAGCTCGAGGGCCTCGTCGGCGGACACCTCCGAACGCACGAACGGCTGGTCGGCCGCGACCAGCTCGTGCATCCGCGCCTCGATCGCGGCGAGGTCGTCGTCGGAGAACGTCTGGCCCCCCGGCAGGTCGAAGTCGTAGTAGAAGCCGTTCTCGATCGCCGGTCCGATCGTGAACTTGGCCCCGGGGATCAGCTGGGTGACCGCCTGGGCGAGCACGTGCGCCGTCGAATGACGCAGCACGTGCCTGCCGGCATCGGTGTCGGCGGTGACGATCGCCACGTGGTCGCCGTCGCCGAGCGGCGACCCGAGGTCACGTTCCTCGCCGTCGACGACGGCGGCAACAGCGGCCTTGGCCAGCCGCGGGCCTATCCCGGCGGCGACATCGGCCGCGGTGGTCCCCGCCGGATAAGAGCGCGAACTGCCGTCGGGGAGGATGATCGTGATCTCGGCCATGACAGACCCGAGTCTACGAGGCGGCCTGCGCAGCCGGCCCGCCGTTTAGGCGGGTGACCGTGGATCAGGAGGATGCGGTGGCCAGCTCACGGGAGTAGTCGACGCGTGGCTCCGGATCGGTGACCTTGCCGATCTTGGCCGGCACCGCGGGCTCGGACTCGGCCTGCTTGCCGGCGTACACGTTGCGGTACTCCTGGCCGGTGAGCTCACGGATCTCGAACATCACCTCGTCGGTCATCGCTCTCCACCCGAGGTGCTCGTCGCCGCGCCCTTGGTAGCGCTCCGGGCGCACGGGGCGACCGATGGTGATCTTCGCCTCTTTCCCGAGCTTGGGGGCCTTCGCGTCGGGAGGCTGGATGAGATCGGTGCCGACGATGCCGACGGGGAAGATCGGGCAGCCGACCTTCATCGCCAACCGGGCGGCGCCGGTGCGGCCCTTGTACAGGAAGCCGTCACGGCTGCGCGTGCCCTCGGGGAACATCCCGAACAGCTCGCCGCGGCGCAGCACCGCTTCGGCGGCGTCGAGCGCGCCCTGGGACCGCTCCCCGCCGGAGCGATCGATCGGGATCATGCCGAGCAGGGGGAAGAGGTGCTTGGTCTTCCACGAGTCCATGTACTCCGCCTTGCCGACGAAGCTGATGTTGCGGGGCACGCTCAGCATCAAGAGCGCCGAGTCCAAGAAGCTGATGTGGTTCGGGCACAAGATCGCCGGGCCCTCGCTCGGCAGGCGCTCGAACCCGACGAGATCGAGCTTCCACAGCTTGCGCGACAACGGCCCGGCGACGGAACGAAGGCGCGTCTGAGCCTTGCCCGCTCCGCTCGCCTTCATCGCACCCTCCGACCTTCATGCACGCCAGGAGACTACGCGAGCATCGGCTCGATGTCCCCGGATTCGCCGAGAACATCGTGTGACCACTCGGTTAACGGCGCCTGCAACCGGCTCAGAGGGCGACGCCGAGCAGCGCGGCGGCCTCGCCGACGTCGTCGCCGCGAGCTGCAGCGTGGTCGATGGCGCCGAGCGCGCTTGGTGTGTCGAGGTCGTCGTCGAGCGCGGCGCGAACCTCGGCGAGCACCGCTGCGCCGTCGCCTCGCCCGGTCGAGGCTGCATCCACCCACTTCGCCAGGCGTGCCGCGGCGAGCGGCATCAGGTCGTCGGACCACTCCCACTCGCGGCGGTAGTGGTTCGCGATGATCGCGAGACGGATCGCCCGCGCGTCCCACACCTCACGCAGCGCGTCCACGAACACCAGGTTGCCGAGGCTCTTCGACATCTTCTGGCCGTCTTTGAACACCATCGCCACGTGCATCCAGTGGCGCACGAACGGCTCGCCCGTGGCCGCCTCGGACTGAGCACGCTCGCACTCGTGGTGCGGGAAGATCAGGTCGGACCCGCCGCCGTGCAGGTCGATGGTGGTACCGAGCTCACGCAGAGCCAGCGCGCTGCACTCGATGTGCCAACCGGGGCGGCCACGCCCCCACATCGTGTCCCACGACGGCTCGTCAGAGGCGGAGGGGTGCCAGAGGACGAAGTCCAGCGGATGCCGCTTGTGGGGGTCGTCCACCCGGCCGCCGCGTTCGGCGGCCATCGCCAGCATCTCCTCCTCGGTGTAGTTGCCGATCGACCCGAACGCCGGGAACCGCGACACGTCGAAGTACACCGAACCACCGGCTTCGTACGCGTAGCCCCGTTCGAGCACCATGCCGATGAAGCCGCGGATGTCGGGGATCGCGGAGGAGGCCCGCGGAGTGCTGTACACGGGAAGCAGGTTGAGCGCGGCGAGGTCGCGCTCGAAGCGCGCCTCCTCGCCGGCGGCGAGGTCGAGGTAGTGGACGCCGAGCAGGCGGGCCCGCGCGAAGAGCGGATCGTCGACGTCGGTGACGTTGCGCACGCAGCGCACCTCGTGGCCGAGATCGACGAGGCGGCGCTGCAACACGTCGTAGCAGACGAACGTGGATGCATGCCCGAGGTGGGTGGCGTCGTAGGGCGTGATCCCGCAGGTGTACATGAGCACCCGCGGGCCGGGCTCGAAGGTGACCACGGCACGGCGAGCCGTGTCGTAGAGCCGCATGGTCACGCCGTTGCGGCGGGCTCGGCTGGGGTGGCGGGCGCGGGCTGGGGGGCAGCCGCCTTGCGCGTCGCGCGCGGGTCGCCCTTGATCCCCGTGAGCTTGGGCGCCACCCGTGTCCGATAGCGGACGTTCAGCTGCAGCAGCACCGCCGTGAAGGCCTCGATCGCGGTCGCGTTCGACAGCTCGCCGGCATCGAGGGGTCGACAACCGGGGATCTTCGACACGATCTCGCTGACCACGGCGATCGCGTCCTGGTCGTCGGAGCAGATGAGCACGTCGGAGTCGATCGGCTCGCCGAGATGGCCGAGCTCCTTCGCGGGCAGGTGATGGAACGCGGCGACGACGCGACAGCGCGGCACAGCGGCGTGGACATGCCCGGCGACGCTGCCGCGGGGCGGCACGAGCGGCTGGAACTCGTGGCCCACCCGCACCAGCGCGTTCGCCATGCTGATCACCACCTTGCCGGCGAGGGCGTCGCTGTGCTCCTGCGCCGTGGTCGCCGCCGAGTCCCACGGAGTGGCGAGGACCACGATGTCGCAGTCGGAGGCACCCGCGTTGTCTCCGTAGGCGAGCTTGTCGGAGAGCTCGGGCCACTGCTCGACCAGGCTGTCCCGCGCCTCCATCGCCCGGTACTTGGACCGGGACCCGATGACCACCTTGTAACCGATCGATGCGAGTCGCGCGGCCAACGCGCTGCCAGCCGGTCCGGTGCCGCCGAGGATGCCGATGCGCATCGGTGCAGCCTTGCACACCGGCCTACATGCTCCCTAGGTTGCGCCGATGAGTGGTCTGCTCGAGGGCAAGCGCATCGTGGTCACCGGCGTCCTCACCGACGCCTCCCTCGCCTACGGCGTGGCCCGTCTCGCGCTGGAGGAGGGCGCCGAGATCGTGCTCACCGGCGCCGGGCGAGCACTGTCGCTGACCGAGCGCACGGCCCGCAAGCTCTCCGGCCCGGTCGAGGTGTTCGAGCTCGACGTGACGAGACCCGAGCACGGGGTTGCCGTGCGCGAGGCGCTCGACGCGCGATGGGGTCGAGTGGACGGAGTGCTGCACTCGATCGGGTTCGCCCCGGAAGCCTGCCTCGGCGACGACTTCATGGCGGCCGGATGGGACGACGTCGCCGTCGCCATGCACGTCAGTGCCTACTCGTTGAAGGCACTGGCCGATGCCTTCGTGCCGCTGATGACGGCCGGCGGATCGATCGTCGGGCTCGACTTCGACAACACCGTTGCCTGGCCGGCGTACAACTGGATGGGCGTGGCCAAGTCCGCCTTGGAAAGCGTCAACCGGTACCTGGCGAAAGAGCTCGGCCCCCGCGGCATCCGCTGCAACCTCGTCGCCGCCGGCCCGGTGAAGACGATGGCCGCGAAGTCGATCCCCGGGTTCGCGAAGTTCGAAGACGTCTGGGACGAGCGGGCGCCGCTCGGCTGGGACGTGACCGACTCCACCCCCGTGGCCAAGGCTTGCGTGGCCCTGCTGTCGGACTGGTTCCCGGCCACGACCGGGTCGATGGTGCACGTCGACGGCGGGTACCACGCCGTCGGGGCCTGACCCCGACACGTCCCGGTAGGGTCGCCCGGGTGAACCGGCTCGCCGGCGAGACCTCCCCCTACCTGCGCCAGCACCGCGACAACCCGGTCGACTGGTATCCCTGGGGGAACGACGCGTTCGACGCGGCGAAGGCGCGTGGGGTCCCGGTGCTGCTCTCCGTCGGCTACTCGGCGTGCCACTGGTGCCACGTGATGGCCCACGAGTGCTTCGAGGACGTCGATGTCGCGGCCACGATGAACGAGCTGTTCGTGAACGTGAAGGTGGATCGGGAGGAGCGCCCCGACGTCGACGCCGTGTACATGGATGCCGTCCAGGCGATGACCGGGCGCGGCGGTTGGCCGATGACGGTGTTCCTCACGCCCGCCGGCGAGCCGTTCTACGGCGGCACGTACTTCCCCAAGCCCTCGTTCCTGCAGCTCATGTCCGCGATCGACGACGTGTGGCGCAACCGCGGCGACGACGTGCGCCAGAACGTGGCCGCGCTGGTCGAGGTGATCGGGCGTACGGCAACACTGCGACCGGCGAACGAGGGGCCTGGGCTCGGCCACCTCGAGCGGGCCGTCGCCAGTCTCGGGGCGAGCTTCGACCCGGACTGGGGCGGCTTCGGCTCGGCGCCGAAGTTCCCTTCGACGATGAGCCTCGACCTCGTCCTCGGCGCTCACCTGCGCCGCGGCGGTGAGGTTCCCGGCGCGGAGGCCGTCGTCACCACGTCTCTCGACGCGATGGCCTCCGGCGGGATCTACGACCATCTCCGCGGGGGGTTTGCCCGCTACTCGGTCGACGCCGCGTGGCTGGTCCCCCACTTCGAGAAGATGCTCTACGACCAGGCCCTGCTCGTTCGCGCCTACGTCCACGGATGGCAGGTGTTCGGCCACGATCGCTGGCGTCAGGTGGTGGAGGAGACCGTCGGCTACGTGCTCGGCGACCTCGGCCAGAGCGCTGGCGGGTTCTCGTCGGCGGAGGACGCCGACAGCTTGGACGAGCACGGACACTCCCACGAGGGGCTCTTCTACACGTGGACCCCGGCCGAGCTGGTCGATGTGCTCGGCCCCGAGGCGGCCGCCGTCACCGGCGACTGGTTCGGCGTCACGGAGCAGGGCAACTTCGAGGGCCGCAACATCTTGAACCGCATGCACCACCGGGGAGAGCTGGCCCGGACGGCACCTGTGGAGCAGGCCCGAGCACGCCTCCTCGCGGCCCGGGAACGCCGGCCCCGGCCCGGCCTAGACGACAAGGTGCTCACCGAGTGGAACGCCCTCATGCTGTCGGCGCTCGCCGAAGCCGCCGGCGCGTTCGGCCGTGCCGACTGGTTGCAGGCTGCGATCGACTGCGGCGAGTTCCTGCTGCGTGAGCTGCGCCGGCCCGACGGTCGTTGGCACCGCTCCTGGCAGGCCGACGGCGTGCCCCGGGCGAGACACGCCGCGCTCGCCGCCGACCACGCCTGTCTCGTAGACGCCTTCACCCGGTTGGGCGAAGCCTCCGGCGAGGCGCGCTGGACCGCTGCCGCCGTGGAGTGCGCCGACGTGCTGCTCGACCACTTCTGGGATCCCGTCAACGGCGGCCTCTTCACCACCCCCGACGACGGTGAACGACTGGTCGTGCGCCAGAAGGACGTGACGGACTCGGCGACACCGTCGGCCAACTCGAGCGCTGCTGCGGCGCTGACCCGGCTCGCCGCGCTCACGGGTGAGGCTCGCTACGCGCACCACGCCGACCAGATCCTGCGCCTGCTCGCCCCCCTCGTCGGGCAGGCCCCCAGCGCGTTCGCCAACGCCCTGTCGGCCGCCGAACTGCGCGGC encodes:
- a CDS encoding cysteine--tRNA ligase, yielding MRLYDTARRAVVTFEPGPRVLMYTCGITPYDATHLGHASTFVCYDVLQRRLVDLGHEVRCVRNVTDVDDPLFARARLLGVHYLDLAAGEEARFERDLAALNLLPVYSTPRASSAIPDIRGFIGMVLERGYAYEAGGSVYFDVSRFPAFGSIGNYTEEEMLAMAAERGGRVDDPHKRHPLDFVLWHPSASDEPSWDTMWGRGRPGWHIECSALALRELGTTIDLHGGGSDLIFPHHECERAQSEAATGEPFVRHWMHVAMVFKDGQKMSKSLGNLVFVDALREVWDARAIRLAIIANHYRREWEWSDDLMPLAAARLAKWVDAASTGRGDGAAVLAEVRAALDDDLDTPSALGAIDHAAARGDDVGEAAALLGVAL
- a CDS encoding thioredoxin domain-containing protein; translation: MNRLAGETSPYLRQHRDNPVDWYPWGNDAFDAAKARGVPVLLSVGYSACHWCHVMAHECFEDVDVAATMNELFVNVKVDREERPDVDAVYMDAVQAMTGRGGWPMTVFLTPAGEPFYGGTYFPKPSFLQLMSAIDDVWRNRGDDVRQNVAALVEVIGRTATLRPANEGPGLGHLERAVASLGASFDPDWGGFGSAPKFPSTMSLDLVLGAHLRRGGEVPGAEAVVTTSLDAMASGGIYDHLRGGFARYSVDAAWLVPHFEKMLYDQALLVRAYVHGWQVFGHDRWRQVVEETVGYVLGDLGQSAGGFSSAEDADSLDEHGHSHEGLFYTWTPAELVDVLGPEAAAVTGDWFGVTEQGNFEGRNILNRMHHRGELARTAPVEQARARLLAARERRPRPGLDDKVLTEWNALMLSALAEAAGAFGRADWLQAAIDCGEFLLRELRRPDGRWHRSWQADGVPRARHAALAADHACLVDAFTRLGEASGEARWTAAAVECADVLLDHFWDPVNGGLFTTPDDGERLVVRQKDVTDSATPSANSSAAAALTRLAALTGEARYAHHADQILRLLAPLVGQAPSAFANALSAAELRGSGVTEVVVAGHRPDLVDVVRARWRPGVVLAWGERFDSPLWHERRDGFAYVCRDFACLAPTDDAAELERQLTN
- the fabI gene encoding enoyl-ACP reductase FabI → MSGLLEGKRIVVTGVLTDASLAYGVARLALEEGAEIVLTGAGRALSLTERTARKLSGPVEVFELDVTRPEHGVAVREALDARWGRVDGVLHSIGFAPEACLGDDFMAAGWDDVAVAMHVSAYSLKALADAFVPLMTAGGSIVGLDFDNTVAWPAYNWMGVAKSALESVNRYLAKELGPRGIRCNLVAAGPVKTMAAKSIPGFAKFEDVWDERAPLGWDVTDSTPVAKACVALLSDWFPATTGSMVHVDGGYHAVGA
- a CDS encoding HIT domain-containing protein — encoded protein: MLERLWNGWRAEYVQSGGAAGGVGSDDGRSVFSRILGSGLPDEETHVLHRGQHTFVILNAFPYSVGHLLVLPYREVSSLEDLAPEEAAELWASVTDAVVAIRAAYHPDGLNVGVNLGRPAGGSVAGHLHVHVVPRWTGDANFMTATANTRTLPEALPVTAARLRAAWPRPASTP
- the thrS gene encoding threonine--tRNA ligase, translating into MAEITIILPDGSSRSYPAGTTAADVAAGIGPRLAKAAVAAVVDGEERDLGSPLGDGDHVAIVTADTDAGRHVLRHSTAHVLAQAVTQLIPGAKFTIGPAIENGFYYDFDLPGGQTFSDDDLAAIEARMHELVAADQPFVRSEVSADEALELFADQPYKREIIQRVRAGGADGDDAGEVVGGDTISVYRNSAEFVDLCRGPHVPSTGRLGHFALQKVAGAYWRGSEQGPMLQRIYGTAWESKAALAEHLHQLEEAAKRDHRRLAVELDLLSFPSELGGGLAVWHPKGAIVRTLMEDYSRLRHQTGGYQSVFTPHLSNAELFETSGHLDFYADGMYPPMEMDNGTYYPKPMNCPMHCLVYRARQRSYRELPLRLFELGTVYRYERAGTLHGLMRIRGFTQDDSHIFCAEDQLRDEIVSLLDFVMSVLRAFGFEEFTFHLSTKDPAKYVGSDEIWEAATAALASALEAHEVPYSVKEGDAAFYGPKIDIHVRDAIGRTWQLSTIQCDFNTPERFQLEYVASDNTRRRPIMLHRALFGSVERFFGVLVEHYAGAFPTWLAPLQARVLPVASAHEKYAGAVAERLRDGGYRVDVVDADDQLGKRIRAAKLDKIPYVLVVGDDDVAHGTLGVNPRGGQVQRGVPLEDFARLLADEVAPPAVDGTDR
- the npdG gene encoding NADPH-dependent F420 reductase; this translates as MRIGILGGTGPAGSALAARLASIGYKVVIGSRSKYRAMEARDSLVEQWPELSDKLAYGDNAGASDCDIVVLATPWDSAATTAQEHSDALAGKVVISMANALVRVGHEFQPLVPPRGSVAGHVHAAVPRCRVVAAFHHLPAKELGHLGEPIDSDVLICSDDQDAIAVVSEIVSKIPGCRPLDAGELSNATAIEAFTAVLLQLNVRYRTRVAPKLTGIKGDPRATRKAAAPQPAPATPAEPAATA
- a CDS encoding 1-acyl-sn-glycerol-3-phosphate acyltransferase, giving the protein MKASGAGKAQTRLRSVAGPLSRKLWKLDLVGFERLPSEGPAILCPNHISFLDSALLMLSVPRNISFVGKAEYMDSWKTKHLFPLLGMIPIDRSGGERSQGALDAAEAVLRRGELFGMFPEGTRSRDGFLYKGRTGAARLAMKVGCPIFPVGIVGTDLIQPPDAKAPKLGKEAKITIGRPVRPERYQGRGDEHLGWRAMTDEVMFEIRELTGQEYRNVYAGKQAESEPAVPAKIGKVTDPEPRVDYSRELATASS